In the genome of Zobellia nedashkovskayae, the window GCTTTTTTGAATCTTCCTTTAAAGTTCCCGTTTTCTCCTTTAGCACATTGGCTTCTTGAGCTTTTCCACTTTTATAGAGCATTCCTATTTCTTTGGAAAGCTTATTGCTTTCCGCTAAGATTTCGTCCAAGGAAGTTTGAGTTGAACGTCTTTTTTCATCCAATTCCAATACTTCATTAATTAAGGGTGCGGCATCTATATTTCGCTTTTTTAGTGCGTTTATGATGTCGTCTTTTTTGTCTCGAACGACCTGTAGCTGTAACATTACTCTTAAATTTAGTCTGCAAATTTAAACTAATGATTAAAAACCAATACATTTACTACTGTTATAATCTTATTATTTTATGGTTTTTGAACATTTTGCACTGAACGTTGCGGATATAAAGAAAAGAGTGGACTGGTTTGTGACCCATTTGGGTCTTAAAGTAGTAGTTGCCAAAGAAAAGGCGCCTTTCATGACTTTTTTGGCAGATTCTACAGATAGGGTAATAATGGAGTTATATCAAAAAGAGGAAGAGCCTTTAAGTAATTTTAAGGAACGCCAGCCTGCAACTTTTCATATAGCTTTTGTTTCTGATGATGCGGAGGCCGATAAACAAAGACTTATGACAGAAGGGGCCACGTTTGTGGAAGAGGTGAAAAGAGAAGACGGCACGCATTTGGTCATGCTTCGTGATCCATGGGGAATGCCATTACAACTTTGCGAACGGCCAATAAAATTCTAAGGGTTTTTTTCTTCTGTAGGGGAAGGGAATATCCATTCATTATGCCAAAAGTAATTCCATTTTACACTGGCTAAATCTACTTTTGGATCTATAAATGGGCGGTAAGGTTTTCCGTTTATGCTAACTTTAGAGTTCTTTGCATATACCTCTATATACTGGCCTTTTTCAGCATATTCCTTTTTGAGCCTTTGTGCGAATTGCCAAATAAAATCTGGGTAACCTGCTATTCTTCTTCGTTGCTTTCTGGATAGGTATTCTTTGGTCTTGATTATAGTCGTTTCACCATTTTCTGTGTTCACTACCTGAAATTTCAGCTTTCCCGTACGGCTACGTAACATCATTCGCCAACTAAGTCTGTGG includes:
- a CDS encoding VOC family protein, which gives rise to MVFEHFALNVADIKKRVDWFVTHLGLKVVVAKEKAPFMTFLADSTDRVIMELYQKEEEPLSNFKERQPATFHIAFVSDDAEADKQRLMTEGATFVEEVKREDGTHLVMLRDPWGMPLQLCERPIKF